A single Terriglobales bacterium DNA region contains:
- a CDS encoding alpha/beta hydrolase, whose amino-acid sequence MRLISDDAEIQYEVMGDGPPVLLLHPFPANHRLCAPVADMLASRYRVILPDLRGHGDSTPGRGPATMEKHAADLLRLCDAERVGRGVFIGVSIGGYALFEFWRRHRVRVAGLVFCNTKAAPDSDQARADRLQSADEVEQHGPAAFLDSMAGKLVGVTTRTNRPDLQAAARKLMAKMTVAGIAAVQRGMAARPDSLPTLATIDVPALVIAGEEDITPLADLQAIQQGIRGSQLIVIPKAGHYAIFERPDEAGRAVRKFLDTLPPW is encoded by the coding sequence CCTTTCCCGCGAACCACCGGCTCTGCGCGCCGGTGGCCGACATGCTGGCCTCGCGCTACCGCGTCATCCTCCCCGACCTGCGCGGGCACGGCGACTCCACTCCCGGGCGGGGCCCGGCCACCATGGAGAAGCATGCCGCGGACCTGCTGCGCCTGTGCGACGCCGAGCGCGTGGGGCGCGGTGTCTTCATCGGCGTCTCCATCGGCGGCTACGCCCTGTTCGAATTCTGGCGCCGGCATCGAGTGCGGGTTGCCGGACTCGTCTTCTGCAACACCAAGGCCGCGCCCGATAGCGACCAGGCGCGCGCCGATCGCCTGCAGTCGGCTGACGAGGTCGAGCAGCATGGCCCGGCTGCCTTCCTCGATTCCATGGCCGGGAAGCTGGTCGGCGTGACCACCCGCACCAATCGTCCCGACCTCCAGGCCGCCGCCCGCAAGCTGATGGCGAAGATGACCGTGGCCGGCATCGCCGCGGTGCAGCGCGGGATGGCTGCCCGCCCCGACTCTCTGCCCACCCTGGCCACCATCGACGTGCCCGCGCTGGTCATCGCCGGAGAAGAGGACATCACGCCTCTGGCCGATCTCCAGGCCATCCAGCAAGGCATCCGCGGCAGCCAGCTCATCGTGATCCCCAAGGCCGGACACTACGCCATCTTCGAGCGTCCCGACGAGGCCGGCCGCGCCGTCCGCAAGTTCCTCGACACGCTGCCGCCGTGGTGA